CTTTTATGATAGAAATGCTTGGACATAAACAGAAAATAATTCTTACTTCTCCCTATTGGCCCAATACTCCTGCCGTAATTACAAGAATGGGAGGAAAATATATAGAATTTGAATTAACCGATAAAAAAGGCAACCTGAAACTCGAAGAATTAGAAACATTAGTAAAAAAAGAAACCCCCCGTGTTTTATTGATTAATTTTCCTAACAACCCATCGGGAATCACTCTGGATAAACAGCAAATGAAAAATTTAGCGGAGTTTTCAAGGGAACATAATCTTGTGATTATTTCGGACGAGGTTTACAACAGAATTCGTTTTAACGGCAAACCATTGACAATGTTGTCTTTTGCTCCTGAACGCACCGTATCAATTTGTTCTGCGTCAAAAGAATATCTTATCCCGGGAGCACGGATGGGATATGTTATATGCTATTCCGAAACTATCACAAATGTATTTCTTAAACAACTTATGAGAATAGATTGCTCATGCGTAAACACAATCGGACAGGATATAATTTCTCCTCTCATAAAAAAGGAATTAGAAGAGATTAGAAATGGCATACCCCCAACTTTCTTACCCCCAATAATTAAGGAATTAAAAAAACGCAGGAATGCAATGGGAGAAAAATTAAAAAAAGTAGGTTTTGAGCTTGCAGGCGATAAACTGCCTGATGGCTCTATATTTATGTTTGCAAAAATACCGGAAACAATAAAAATAGGCGATAAAGAATTCATTGAAAAAGCAATCCAAATGGGAAAAATAAGCGGGATTCCCGGAAGCGAATGCGGCAAACCCGAATGGATAAGATTTTGCTTCGGATTTGTAAAATTAGAAGATATCGAGAAATTCGGCAAAAACTTGAAAGATGTAGTCAACGCCGTAAAATAAGTTCTACTATTATCCGTAGGGAACAGGATGTCTGTTCCCTACGAACAAAAAACACAATAATCTCAAAAAAACACTTGAAAAATAAAATATATGGTTTAAGATGCTGAAAAATGAATTACAATCTTGCGTTTATTGGATTTGGAAACATAGGAAAGGGTTTCGCAGAACTCTTGCTTGAACAGGAAAAACAACTCAAAGAAAAATATGCTATTGAATACAAAGTAGTCGCTATTTCTACCCTCACAAGAGGAACCGTTTACAACAAAAACGGACTTAACCTCAAAGAGATTTTGAAGCTTATCCAAAAAGAAGGAACTCTAACAAACCACTGTGACGTAAAAAAAGGCTGGGACACTCTAAAAACAATAAAAGATAGCAATGCGGATATAGTTTTAGAACTTACGCCCACAAATATAAAAACAGGAGACCCTGCAATTAAACATATAGAAACTGCTCTATTGTCTAAGAAAAACGTAATTACAGTCAACAAGGGACCGATAGCGTTAAAATATAAACAACTAATTAATATTGCCCAAAAAAATAAAGTAATGCTTAAATTTGAAGGAACTGTTTTAGGTGGGACACCTGCAATAACTTTAGGAACGGAAGCGCTCGCAGGGGCTAAAATTACAGAAATAAAAGGCATTTTGAACGGAACTACAAACTTTATTCTTACGGAAATGGAAAAAGGCAGGGATTACAAATCTGCGTTAAAAGAAGCCCAAAAATTAGGATATGCAGAAACCGACCCGACAGCGGATGTTGAAGGATATGACACGGTTGCAAAGCTTGTGATTCTTGCAAATGTGCTTATGAATGCCAATATAAAACCTTCCGACGTAAAAAGGACAGGTATAACAAAAATTTCTCTTGCCAATATAAAAAAAGCAAGGCAAAATGGGCAGGTATGGAAATTAGTAGGACATATAAAAACGGATAATGGAATTGAAGCAGAGGTTGCTCCTAAAATGCTAAACTCGAATGAACTTTTGGCAAACATTAACAAGGGTATGAACGGGTTATGCATAAAAACCGATATTGTAGGAGAAATCACAATCATCGGCGCAGGCGCAGGTCCAAAAGGCACGAGTTTTGCCATATTGAATGATTTAATAAGTATAAACAGAACACTTAAAGGAATTTAATATTTGATATTTTAAGAAGCCCTTTCCAGCTTTACTGGATTAGGGATTCTTATCCAGCTCTGCTGGGAATTTTTGATTTGAAAAAGGGGGATTTATGAAGATGAACGACATCGCAAAAATGGTGGAAAAAGTTGGAATTCCGGGCAGTGACCGTTTTGATTTGCCCACCAGCAAAAAAAGATTTCCGGATGGCGCATGGTACCGTATGGAAATTTCCGGTATTGAAAGACCTAACGTTTTGGAAGCGCTTATTGATGAAATGGATAAAAGAAAAACTCCCATACATAGAGCAATTTCAATGGTAATGGGAGCAACTTATCTTGATAAAAAAGAACTCAAAGATTTTGCAACTATAGCAAAAGAAGCACAAATTGAAGTAATCGTAACTCCCGGCCCAAGAGCGGCATGGGATATCGGAAGACAACCCGTAACCCCGGAAGGCGCATTTTCAGGTGCAAGATTCAGGGGAGCCGAGCAGGTTAAAGCTTATATTGCAGATATGTTCCGATGTATAGATGCAGGTTTCAAGGGATTTCTTGTTACGGATGAAGGTTTAATGTGGTTACTTAACGAAATGAAAATTAAAGGTGATGTACCAAAAGACATAACATTTAAAGTATCCGTATATGCAGGGCATGGTAATCCTGCAGGCGCCAAACTACTCGAAAGTATAGGAGCAGGAACTTTTAACCCGGTAGGCGACCTTACGATACCACAATTTGCGACAATAAGACAAACGGTAGACATACCTATGGACCTTCATATCTTATTGGCAGAATCTTTTGGAGGATTTACAAGATTTTATGATGCACCTGAAATGGTTCGCACCTGTGCGCCTTGTTATTTCAAAATTGAACCCGGACCGGCTTGTCTTGTAGGCCCCGGAGCAATGTATAAACCCTGGACAGATGCAGGTATGCTCGCAAATTTCGCAAGAGAAAAAGTTAAATATGCACAGACAATTATCGAAATAATACAGGAAAATTTTCCTGAAGCAACAATGTCGAAAAAAGGTGCTAAAGGGTTAGCTATACCTACACCGTAAACAAAGAGTAATTAAGTGTAACAAATTCGTAGGGGCGTATTGCAATACGCCCGCCAAATAAGGAGGAAAAATGGAACCTAAAAGAAAAATAAGTATTAATGACCTTGCCAAAATGAAAAAAGAGAAGAAACCCGTTGCGTGGATAACATCTTATGATTTTCCTTTTGCTTATGTTTCTGAACAGGCAGGCGTTGATATGATTCTTGTCGGAGATTCAGGCGGTATGGTTCAATTGGGATACGAAGCTACCAACCCCGTAACAATGGATGAAATGATACACCTTGCAAAAGCTGCTCGTAAAGGCGCCCCGAATACGTTTTTAATCGGTGATATGCCGCAGGGCGCTTACGAACCCGGTGAAAGAGACGCCGTAATAAGCGCATTAAGGTTTGTTAAAGAAGCCGGCTGTGATGCGATAAAATGTGAAGGTGGAATTCGTGTCATATCAAAAGTAAAAGCAATGGTAGATGCCGGGATATTGGTTATGGGACATTTAGGGTTAACTCCCCAAAGCAGCGCTTCTTTTGGTGGATACAGAGTACAAGGAAAGAGCGTTTCCAGTTTTGAAAAAACGGTGGAAGATGCGCTTGCGCTGGAAAAAGCAGGCGTTTTTGCATTATTGCTTGAAGCTATGCCTTCGGAACCTGCAGGACAAATCGCCAAATTATTAAAAATTCCCGTTTACGGAATAGGCGCCGGAACAATGGTAGATGGGCAATTAATCATTATGCACGATACTATGGGGTTTTATCATCCTTTTAGACCTTGGTTTGCAAAATGTTATATCCCGGATGTCATATCGGAATTTCAGAAATATATATCCAATATAAAGGATTTAAGAAAAGTAGGAAAAGACGAACGGAAAGATGGGTTACTTGTTCTTACAACTATGGCAGTCACGAAATACGTAGAAGAAGTAAGAAACGGGAAATTCCCCGGCTCGGAATATAGCTACCCCATACCTGTAGAAGATTTAAGATTACTCGAGAAATCTAAATTCTGGAAATAATAACGTAGGGAACGGTTTCCTGCAAAGCGGGATAACTTGGAGTAATCCGTTTTAAGCGGAAACTCCAACTAATCAAACGTTCCCTACAATATAGAGCTACAAACAAAGGAGCAAAATGAAAATAGAAACAAAAGTCGTTCACGGGGGACAACACCCTGACCCCGTTACAGGTTCTTTAATTCCTCCACTATACCAGACATCTACTTTTGCATTTAAGGATGCAGACCATGGCGCAAGATTATTCAAAGGTGAGGAAAAAGGGTATATTTATACAAGACTTGGAAATCCTACGGTAGACCTTTTAGCTGAAAAAATGGCACTTCTTGAGGGTGGAGATTATGCAGAAATATTTGCATCCGGGTGCGGAGCTTTATTCTGTACTATACTCAGTATTGCAGAGAGCGGAAGTAACATAATATCCGACAAGATAATATATGGCGGGTCTTACGGGCAGTTTAAACAGGAATTACCTATTGTAGGAATAGATACAAAATTTGTTGATACTACAAATCCAAAAGAGTTGGAAGCTGCTATAGATAAAAAAACAAAATTGATTTTCATAGAAACGCCCGCAAATCCGACTTTAAAAATAGTAGATATAAAAAAATGTGCTGAAATTGCCCACAAACACAAAATTCCATTAGTAGTTGATAATACTTTCTCTTCTCCTTATTTACAAAGACCTATAGAACTTGGCGCGGATGCCGTAGTTCATTCAGCTACAAAATATTTGGGAGGACACGGTGATTTGATAGCGGGAGTCTCCGTTGTCAAAAAAGAATTCGCAGAAAGCCTGAGAAAAAGGTCACGCAACATAGGCGCAAACATATCGCCATTTAATGCATGGCTAATTTTACGAGGACTTAAAACTCTGGCAGTAAGAATGGACAGGCATTGTGAGAATGCGCTAAAGATAGCAGAATTTCTTGAATCGTATCCAATGATAGAAAAAGTGTATTACCCGTTCCTTAAATCTCATACCGGTTATGAGATTGCCCGCCAACAAATGAGCAACGGAGGCGGAGTAATCGGTTTTGAAGTAAAAGGCGGCAGAGAAGCAGGAAAAACACTTATGAATTCAGTTAAACTCTGTATCCTTGCAGTAAGTCTTGGAGATCCGGATACTCTTATACAACATCCTGCAAGTATGACTCATTCCGCATATTCGGAAGAGGAATGCATAAAAGTTGGTCTGACACCCGGATTCGTGAGATTATCTGTAGGAATAGAGAATGTTGAGGATATAATTGACGACCTGAAACAAGCAATGAATAAAATTAAGAAATAATTAGTTTTATTCATTGAGGGGGACAAAATGATTCTTGATATCGTGTTAGCTGTTGTTATAGTTGCATTTTTGCTCATAGGTTTGGCGAGAGGAATTATTAGAAGTGTGTTCGGATTAGTAGGTATAATTATCGGTCTAATAGTGGCTTCCCGCTTTTATGCAAACTTTGTTCTCGCAACAGAATTGAAATGGCAATACGCGAAAATATTAAGTTTCATAGTTGTATTTTTGATTGTATTTTTGTTAATATATCTTATAGGAGTTATAATTCAGAACCTTTTAAGTTCTTTTAAGCTTGGATTTCTTGACCATATACTCGGTGCGGCATTAGGGTTAGTAAAAGGCGGGATATTGGCATGGCTTATATGTTTTATTATATTAATGTTTCCGGACGGAAGTGAAAAAATAAAACAGTCAAGAATTGCTCCTTTTGTATTCAAACAACTAAAATGGGTTGAGGGCTTTTGCCCGCCCGAAGTAAAGGATAAATTAAAATTGGATAACCCGCGCACAATAATTGATGTGTTCACACCGGATACTAAAACAATTGCAAATACCGAAAAGGCAAGAAAAAACACTAAAAGCATAAGCAAAAGAGGCAAGACAATGGACAGTTTGTATAATGAGACAAAATAATCCCATACTTCACTTATGAAAACAGCGGTCGTAGCAATCGGTGGCAATGCTATTTTACTTGCCGGTGAAAAAGGCAGCAAAGAAGAACAAATTAAGAACCTTAAAATAACCTGCAAATACTTAGCTCAACTTATTCGTGAAGGTTATGACCTCGTAATTACACACGGCAACGGGCCACAAGTTGGTAATATTCTTCTCCAGAATGAACTTGCGAAATCGGAAATTCCTCCGATGGCATTGGATGTCTGTAACGCGGAAAGCCAGGGACAAATAGGTTACCTCTTACAACAGACTCTAAACAACGAATTACAAGCTCTTAAAATCAATAAGACCGTAGTTTCAGTAATAACTCAGGTACTGGTAGATAAAAAAGACCCTGCTTTTAAAAACCCCACAAAACCCATAGGGCAATATTATAAAGAAAAAGAAGCTAAAAAACTCAAACACGATAAAGGGTGGGAAATGCGATTTGATTCTAAACGAGGAGGTTGGCGCAGGGTTGTAGCGTCTCCTGTTCCTCAAAAAATACTGGAACATGATGCAATTCTAAGGCTTATATTCAGTGGCACTTCAGGGATAGTAGTAATTGCGTCCGGTGGCGGCGGGATACCCGTAATAAAAACAAAAAAAGGTTATGAAGGGGTGGAAGCGGTTATAGACAAAGATTTGGCAGCAAGCGTGCTTGCAAGAAACATAAATGAAAAACTATTTATAATACTGACTGACGTCCCCAATGTATCAATAAACTTTGGGAAACCAAACCAGAAAAACCTTGATAAAACGACTTTAAAAGAAGTAAAACAATATTTAAAAGAAGGACACTTTGCCGCCGGTAGTATGGGACCAAAAATAAAAGCAGCTATAGCATTTTTGGAAAATAAAGGTAAAAAAGTAATTATTACATCCCCGGAAAATCTATTACAAGCAATAAAAGGAAAAGCAGGAACAGAAATAACAGGGTAGGAAAAGATTTAAGAATTCCTCACGCCAAGCCGCAAAGACGCAAAGAACGCAGAGTTTAAAGATGCAAAGTGGGTTAGTATTAAAATTTTACTATCTTCAGAGGATAGGTAATTCCATCTGTTCGTAGTATTGCAAAGTATATTCCGGAGTGATTAATTGTCGGAGTAAAAGTGTAGCTGCCGGAAGATAAACTACCGTCATAAATTATATTTAATAACCGACCGGTAATATTATATAAACTCAATTTGACAGAAGCTGATTTTTGAAGTGAAAGATAAACTTTATCTTTAATTGTTTTTGCAGTTACCGGGAATTGTTTATTATTCGCTGTTGACTGTTCTTCCACAGCGAATGGACCACAACCACTTGAATTTGCCATATCATCTAATACCCATACCTTCTTCGCACCCGCTGTTCCGACCACTAATTCCACACACTCATCACCGTCTATATCAGCAATTGTTATGTCATGAACATCATTTGATAATGTCTTTGTCCATAAGAGTGAACCGTCCTCACCATTCAAGGAAATAAGTGAACCAGTAAACCCATAGTTTGGGAGAAGCACTTCAATTTTATTGTCACCATCAATATCTGCAATTGATATACCACGATGAATCCAACCGGAAGCAACGTAACTCCATTTTACTCCACCTGTTACTCCATTTAAACAATAAACTTTACCGTCACAACTTCCAATAACCACTTCGTAACTTCCATCCCCATCTACATCAGCCACTGCTGGCGAAGACCATACTTCACTTCCTGTTGCATAACTCCATTTCGGGACGCCAGTTAAACCAGTAAGACAATAAACATTACCGTCAAAACTTCCAACAACCACTTCTACACTCCCATCCCCATCTACATCACATAAGGCTGGCGAAGACCCCACATACGCTCCTGTTGAATAACTCCATTTCGGGGTACCTGTTGAGCCATTAAGACAATAAACTTTAGAGTTATAACTTCCCACAATCACTTCGTAACTTCCATCCCCATCTACATCACATAAGGCTGGCGAAGACTCCATACCTCCTGTTGCGTAACTCCATTTAGGAATACCTGTTGAGCCATTAAGACAATAAACTTTAGAGTCACAACTTCCAACAACCACTTCTACACTCCCATCCCCATCTACATCAGCTACTGCTGGCGAAGCCCACACCTCATCCCCTGTTGCATAACTCCATTTAAGGAGACCTGTTACGCCCTCAAAACAATAAACTTTAAAGTCAGAACTTACAACAACCGCTTCTATACTTCCATCCCCATCTACATCAGCAACTGTGGGACCATAACTTTCAATCACATCTCCTGTAACATAAGACCACTTAACGTCAGGCGTGCTACTCATAGCACCTTTCATCGACTGGAAATGTGTATTTTCAAGTGTTCCACCATATTTAGACCAATTCTCATAAGTAGAGGTAACGCTTAAAATAAATAATATTACGAACATCTTAACTTCCTTATATATTTATAATAGTGAAAGTCAAGAAGAAATCAGGAAATGGTTGAAGGAACTGGAGTAGTTCCGTATCTTTAAACTTTGCGTCTTGGCGGCTTTGCGTGAGAATCTCTTTTGTCCGTATCCCTGTTGCTATTATGTATATTGAAGGTTATATAATACTGCGTAGAAGCCGTCGTTTTTGATTAGTTCTTCGTGGGTTCCGTTTTCTATGATTTTACCATCGGAAATAACGATAATACGGTCAACATTCTTAATCGTAGATAACCTATGCGCGACTACGATTGCGGTTCTGTTTTCCAGCAATTTATGCGTAGCGTCCTGAATTAATCCTTCCGTTAAGGAGTCAACTTCTCTTGTTGCTTCATCCAAAATCAATATAGACGGGTTAACGGCAATTGCCCTTGCAAACGTCAACAACTGACGTTCTCCGCTTGAAAGGTTTGTACCTCTTTCTTTGATTTCTTCATCGTATTTACCGGGCATTTTATCAATAAATTTAGTTACATTCGTTATCTCGGCGGCTCTTTGTATTTCCTCTTCCGTGACTTTTGAATCCCTTAACTTTATGTTATCCCTGATAGTTCCGCTGAATATATAACT
Above is a window of bacterium DNA encoding:
- a CDS encoding pyridoxal phosphate-dependent aminotransferase, whose protein sequence is MKLEDIVSKNEKIIPLLEYAWENMLPEIKKVITKEDPIVAIGAQIESIKQKSKDFVRAESGQIRGILPELETYYSPPIGKIETRSLIAEFWSKFYNLKGLTYKNVAITNGASQGLSFMIEMLGHKQKIILTSPYWPNTPAVITRMGGKYIEFELTDKKGNLKLEELETLVKKETPRVLLINFPNNPSGITLDKQQMKNLAEFSREHNLVIISDEVYNRIRFNGKPLTMLSFAPERTVSICSASKEYLIPGARMGYVICYSETITNVFLKQLMRIDCSCVNTIGQDIISPLIKKELEEIRNGIPPTFLPPIIKELKKRRNAMGEKLKKVGFELAGDKLPDGSIFMFAKIPETIKIGDKEFIEKAIQMGKISGIPGSECGKPEWIRFCFGFVKLEDIEKFGKNLKDVVNAVK
- a CDS encoding homoserine dehydrogenase — translated: MNYNLAFIGFGNIGKGFAELLLEQEKQLKEKYAIEYKVVAISTLTRGTVYNKNGLNLKEILKLIQKEGTLTNHCDVKKGWDTLKTIKDSNADIVLELTPTNIKTGDPAIKHIETALLSKKNVITVNKGPIALKYKQLINIAQKNKVMLKFEGTVLGGTPAITLGTEALAGAKITEIKGILNGTTNFILTEMEKGRDYKSALKEAQKLGYAETDPTADVEGYDTVAKLVILANVLMNANIKPSDVKRTGITKISLANIKKARQNGQVWKLVGHIKTDNGIEAEVAPKMLNSNELLANINKGMNGLCIKTDIVGEITIIGAGAGPKGTSFAILNDLISINRTLKGI
- the panB gene encoding 3-methyl-2-oxobutanoate hydroxymethyltransferase, yielding MEPKRKISINDLAKMKKEKKPVAWITSYDFPFAYVSEQAGVDMILVGDSGGMVQLGYEATNPVTMDEMIHLAKAARKGAPNTFLIGDMPQGAYEPGERDAVISALRFVKEAGCDAIKCEGGIRVISKVKAMVDAGILVMGHLGLTPQSSASFGGYRVQGKSVSSFEKTVEDALALEKAGVFALLLEAMPSEPAGQIAKLLKIPVYGIGAGTMVDGQLIIMHDTMGFYHPFRPWFAKCYIPDVISEFQKYISNIKDLRKVGKDERKDGLLVLTTMAVTKYVEEVRNGKFPGSEYSYPIPVEDLRLLEKSKFWK
- a CDS encoding aminotransferase class I/II-fold pyridoxal phosphate-dependent enzyme, producing the protein MKIETKVVHGGQHPDPVTGSLIPPLYQTSTFAFKDADHGARLFKGEEKGYIYTRLGNPTVDLLAEKMALLEGGDYAEIFASGCGALFCTILSIAESGSNIISDKIIYGGSYGQFKQELPIVGIDTKFVDTTNPKELEAAIDKKTKLIFIETPANPTLKIVDIKKCAEIAHKHKIPLVVDNTFSSPYLQRPIELGADAVVHSATKYLGGHGDLIAGVSVVKKEFAESLRKRSRNIGANISPFNAWLILRGLKTLAVRMDRHCENALKIAEFLESYPMIEKVYYPFLKSHTGYEIARQQMSNGGGVIGFEVKGGREAGKTLMNSVKLCILAVSLGDPDTLIQHPASMTHSAYSEEECIKVGLTPGFVRLSVGIENVEDIIDDLKQAMNKIKK
- a CDS encoding CvpA family protein is translated as MILDIVLAVVIVAFLLIGLARGIIRSVFGLVGIIIGLIVASRFYANFVLATELKWQYAKILSFIVVFLIVFLLIYLIGVIIQNLLSSFKLGFLDHILGAALGLVKGGILAWLICFIILMFPDGSEKIKQSRIAPFVFKQLKWVEGFCPPEVKDKLKLDNPRTIIDVFTPDTKTIANTEKARKNTKSISKRGKTMDSLYNETK
- the arcC gene encoding carbamate kinase produces the protein MKTAVVAIGGNAILLAGEKGSKEEQIKNLKITCKYLAQLIREGYDLVITHGNGPQVGNILLQNELAKSEIPPMALDVCNAESQGQIGYLLQQTLNNELQALKINKTVVSVITQVLVDKKDPAFKNPTKPIGQYYKEKEAKKLKHDKGWEMRFDSKRGGWRRVVASPVPQKILEHDAILRLIFSGTSGIVVIASGGGGIPVIKTKKGYEGVEAVIDKDLAASVLARNINEKLFIILTDVPNVSINFGKPNQKNLDKTTLKEVKQYLKEGHFAAGSMGPKIKAAIAFLENKGKKVIITSPENLLQAIKGKAGTEITG
- a CDS encoding FG-GAP-like repeat-containing protein, with the protein product MFVILFILSVTSTYENWSKYGGTLENTHFQSMKGAMSSTPDVKWSYVTGDVIESYGPTVADVDGDGSIEAVVVSSDFKVYCFEGVTGLLKWSYATGDEVWASPAVADVDGDGSVEVVVGSCDSKVYCLNGSTGIPKWSYATGGMESSPALCDVDGDGSYEVIVGSYNSKVYCLNGSTGTPKWSYSTGAYVGSSPALCDVDGDGSVEVVVGSFDGNVYCLTGLTGVPKWSYATGSEVWSSPAVADVDGDGSYEVVIGSCDGKVYCLNGVTGGVKWSYVASGWIHRGISIADIDGDNKIEVLLPNYGFTGSLISLNGEDGSLLWTKTLSNDVHDITIADIDGDECVELVVGTAGAKKVWVLDDMANSSGCGPFAVEEQSTANNKQFPVTAKTIKDKVYLSLQKSASVKLSLYNITGRLLNIIYDGSLSSGSYTFTPTINHSGIYFAILRTDGITYPLKIVKF